In Camelus ferus isolate YT-003-E chromosome 10, BCGSAC_Cfer_1.0, whole genome shotgun sequence, the following proteins share a genomic window:
- the RBMXL2 gene encoding RNA-binding motif protein, X-linked-like-2 yields the protein MVEADRPGKLFIGGLNPETDEKALETAFGKYGRITEVLLMKDRETSKSRGFAFVTFENPADAKAAARDMNGKSLDGKAIKVAQATKPAFESGRRGLLPARSRGRPRGLRGARGGGPRRPPSRGGPGDDGSYAGDFDLRPSRAPMPMKRGPPPPPRRAGPPPKRAAPSGPARSGGGGMRGRAPAARGRDGYAGPPRREPPPPRRDPYLGPREEGYSPRDGYSSRDYPSARDPRDFAPSPREYTYRDYGHSSARDDCPSRGYGDRDGYGGRDRDYADHPSGGSYRDTFESYGDPRSAAPARGPPPSYGGGGRYDEYRGCSPDAYGGGRDGYAGGRSERYSRGRDRVGRADRGLPPSMERGCPPPRDSYSRSGRRVPRGGGRLGSRSERGGGRSRY from the coding sequence ATGGTGGAAGCGGATCGCCCGGGGAAGCTTTTCATCGGCGGGCTCAACCCCGAAACCGACGAGAAAGCCCTCGAGACCGCGTTTGGCAAGTATGGCCGCATCACCGAGGTGCTCCTGATGAAGGATCGAGAAACCAGCAAGTCCAGGGGCTTCGCGTTCGTCACCTTCGAAAACCCGGCAGACGCCAAGGCCGCCGCCAGAGACATGAACGGCAAGTCCCTGGATGGTAAGGCCATCAAGGTGGCGCAGGCCACCAAGCCGGCGTTCGAGAGCGGCCGGCGGGGCCTGCTGCCCGCCCGCAGCCGCGGCCGCCCGAGGGGCCTGCGCGGGGCCCGCGGCGGCGGCCCGCGGCGACCCCCATCCCGGGGTGGGCCCGGGGACGACGGCAGCTACGCGGGCGATTTCGACCTGCGGCCCTCCAGGGCCCCGATGCCCATGAAGCGCGGGCCTCCGCCACCGCCCCGCAGGGCCGGCCCGCCCCCGAAGAGAGCCGCGCCGTCGGGCCCGGCTcgcagcggcggcggcggaaTGCGCGGGCGGGCCCCGGCCGCGCGGGGGCGAGACGGCTACGCAGGCCCGCCGCGCCGGGAGCCGCCGCCCCCGCGCCGGGACCCCTACCTGGGCCCCCGGGAGGAGGGTTACTCGCCCCGAGACGGCTACTCGAGCCGCGACTACCCGAGCGCCCGCGACCCCCGGGATTTCGCCCCCTCGCCGCGAGAGTACACCTACCGCGACTACGGCCACTCCAGCGCCCGGGACGACTGTCCATCGAGAGGCTACGGCGACCGAGACGGCTACGGGGGCCGCGACCGCGACTACGCCGACCATCCGAGCGGAGGCTCCTACCGAGACACCTTCGAGAGCTACGGGGACCCGCGCAGCGCCGCCCCCGCGCGGGGGCCCCCGCCATCCTACGGCGGCGGCGGCCGCTACGACGAGTACCGCGGCTGCTCCCCCGACGCCTACGGCGGAGGCCGCGACGGTTACGCCGGTGGCCGGAGCGAGCGCTACTCGAGGGGCCGCGACCGGGTAGGCCGAGCGGATCGCGGGCTCCCGCCGTCCATGGAGAGGGGCTGCCCTCCCCCGCGCGATTCCTACAGCCGTTCGGGCCGCAGGGTCCCCCGAGGCGGAGGCCGCCTGGGAAGCCGCTCGGAGAGAGGGGGAGGCCGGAGCCGATACTGA